In Oncorhynchus tshawytscha isolate Ot180627B linkage group LG01, Otsh_v2.0, whole genome shotgun sequence, the genomic stretch TGTTGGAAAGGTTAATGGAATCAGATTGGCTGTAAATGTAGTCTGGTTCCAGTTCAGACACACGGTGAAATCGGCGAACTGGCatgtgtgtgaatgagagagtGGGAGGCAGGCGAGAGAGCTGAATGACATGTCTGCAGAACTGGACCGCAGTTGGCACGGAGACCAGAAATAGAGCAGTGATGTCAGAGTTGCTGGTAAGCAATACGGAGTgggaagacacacacactctaatcatTAGTGAATGAAGTTCCCCAGCTGAAAGGGAGCTTTAACTTTACAGTAAAAGCACGTCTTTAGAATGAACTCAAATGCTGAACTTACAggtacccctctcccctccctcactctccgaGTCATGTCTGTGCGTGGCCCCAGCCGCCAGGCGTAGTCCAGATATTTATAAGTCATGTTCTTCATGAATTAattgatgtgtctgtgtgtgtgtgtgtgtgtgtgtgtgtgtgtgtatatatcattaatttagaagTCCTAGAATGGATTCTAGCTTTAACCAGGTCGGTCTGTTTCCTCTTCTATTACATCACTGCATTCTTTTGTCATTAGGCAACAGGGATGATTTTTCGGCGTCGGCTCGGCAACACATTATGGAGGTGGTCAACACTGCTCACGTGCGGCAACACGTCGCCGAATCAGAACGTTTAGTGcgggagagcgagggggaggaaggagggaaggaggatactTGGGTTTTTCCTCTGGTTCAGATGAAACCTCTGGGAATACAGGTGGATGAGCAGGTCACACAGGTGGGTACACAGACATGCACCTGGATACCACTACCCTCACCAACTAATATCAGACAAATAACTCCCATTGCACATGTTATCTTGGAATGTTTTTGTCTTTTTTGTTCATGTGTGACTTAAAAATGTAAATGTGGCCACTACATCTGAACTTCACCTATTTTCCCTTGCAGCGTTTGCTGACTGATGCAGGTCCCGGTGTGACTGTGTTTCTGACGTCGGGGTATTTCAACCTGACCAGGGCCTACATGTCGCTGGTTCTCGGGCTGGGCGCCGACTACCGGATCCTCACCGCCTCCCCGGAGGTCAACGGGTTTTTCGGCGCCAAGGGCATTGCCGGAGAGATCCCAGCCGCCTACATCCACATTGCCAGACAGTTCTACAGCAAAGTGTGTCAGCTGGGACAGCAGGAGAGGGTTCACCTCCACGAGTACCACAGAGCACAATGGACCTTCCACGCCAAGGGTGGGTGACACGCACACAGAGTGCAGAGAAAGTAGACTACACACACAATATAACCCTTGGCCTGAGAGCCTAGATTGATTCTACTCCAATGTGATTAGTTCTGTTTGGCTGTGAGTTATGCCAGGTAGTGATGTGATTGTTGTTGCTATGATGTGCTACGGTCAGACAGTAAGCTGCTGGGAAGCCgagggtgcgtcccaaatggcaccctatttcctatatagctctatgggccctggtaaaaagtagtacactatttaggaaatagggtgccctTAGGGACTCGCACAGTGTCTATTCTAGCCTGACAGACAGATTAGCTGGACCACGTTCTACTGTTTTATTCTCTGGTTCTGCTGTTCTGTCCCTGTGGTAAGCTAGACATGTTGTGGGAGTCCTTGTCAAGTCGTTCACCCTTAGCCCCGGgccaaagaaacacacacagtcatttcTGGGTTTGATGGACTTCGGGGGTTTCTGTGCTTTAGTGTGTTCTTTATATTTGTGGGCGTGGCAAACAGGAACCAAAATCCCCATTTGAAACAGCTTATAAACAATGCTCTGACAAATGATATCTAAACTACTGCCAACATGCACTTCTCTTTCGCTGATACTTATAGAATAAAAAGGCAATGTGTccaaaataaataatattaaGACTTAACTGAAATGTTAGTGATGCATTAGTAGCTAGGTAAGTTGTTTTTTATTCTTCAAAAGACCCGTCTTTGAAAAGAaaataggggagagggagagcgggaaatgaacacacacagtgaagAGAAGTCCCTTTTATTAGATGAAGCAGGGCGGGCCGGCGGTTTCCCGTAAGCACAGCAAGCACTGCAGGAGCGAGAACAGTgggggagaacacacacagcacCCAGCTGGGAGAGAATCAATGACCATTAGAGTAGAGCAGACCCTGACCCCCAGCTGCAGAACAAATCACTGATGTGGGGAAACTAtacttccctctttccttcctccaccaatatctctctctctcttgtgtgtgtgtgtgtgtgtgtgtgcacgcagggTTGTGGTACTACCTTCGGGGGCAAGTGCGGCCATGCCTGACACTGATTGGGTCTCCTAACTTTGGCTATCGCTCTGTGCACCGGGACCTGGAGGCCCAGATCGCCATAGTAACAGAGAACCAGGTACTACAGGCCCAGCTGCAGGAGGTAGGCCATTCAAACTGAGAACTTTATTTAAACGGACTTGATGGCTCGATACTGTGGCTCTGCTTTATACAGCCCTCAACGACAGGCCTGTCTACAAAATTCAACTGGTCTGATAGTTCCTGGTATAATAAGCTATGCTGAGCTGGCATATGCAATGCAGACTGAGATCGAGCTTGGAGGGAAACTTCTTCAGCAACTTGTGCTTAATGCCTGTATGTGAGACAGTGGGAGCTGATGTATGGCTATACTATGGCCTTTCATTTTAATGTGCTGGGTTTACCTGCCACTCCCCTTCATACAcacattatttatttatctttctgCTCCTCTACATCTCGATCGCTGTCTCTCTATAACCCACACAGGAGCAGGAGATGTTGTACCAGAGGTCTACAGAGGTGTCCAGCTCTACGTTCCAGCAGCCAGACCGCCATGTGAAACTGTGGGTCAAACTGCTTACTCCCCTCATCAAGAACTTCTTCTGAGAGACACCGCCTAACACAGGTAACACACGCAGACAAGAGCACACAGTGtactaaccactaaccacacAGTGTACACTCCCACTGAACGATCATCTCTTAGTCACGCACAGAAGTAGACGCTGTCTAGAATGGCAGAATGTCCTCAGTTACTGCTCTGTGTACCAGCCCTCAACCCAAACTCCAATCCTAGCTTCCAATCTAGCCCTGCCCTAAGCCACATCAACCTCAGAAACTAAACCGAGCTACCCCTGCTTGAATCCTACCCCCACTGCCCTTACCACACAGACCTTTATCCATTGTACATCTAGAGGACACTCCCTCCTCAATGTCCCGGCTCTGAGAAACTCTCTGGCCTCTGATCCCTCCGCTGAGTGCATCAACATTCTGCAGTTAGCATCTGGACCCATTCAGCTGTgcgagagtgagtgagaaaggaaTGTGGCAGCGTGTTTCCCTCCTCCCACTAGTTAAATCCCCTCTCATTGTGGTGATGATTTGACAGATGGTGTATGCAGTGTACGAGACAGTGGGGTCAAAGGGAGGATAAGAGGGTGACCTGATTTGTGTAGATTTGCCTTTATGTCACAGCCACATGGCTTTGAGCAAGAAATTGACTGTCAGGATTTACATGGACTTGACATGGAAAGAGTCATTGTGGGAGGTTTTGGAAACTAAGGTAGGAACACATTTTTCATTCACAAACTTCTTTACTGGGAAGTTATTATGAATATGCATTTCATATTATCACGGTGAAGGACTATATATTCTCATGTGTTTTTTTTGCTGTAGCCTACATTGATTTATTTTAAGTTATATTTCAATATTGTTATAGCTGGTCTACTGCTACATTGGTATCTTAAAttacacttaacaaaaatataaaagtaaCATTGAAattgttggtcctatgtttcattagctgaaataaaaagatcccagaaatgttccatatgcacatatGTACAGGCCACTTGAAGCCattccagcccaggaccttcacctgcagaattgtctgagaccagctgatgaaactgtgggtttgcacaaccgaagaatttctgcacaaactgtcaatgtcacagggaagctcatctgcatactCGTCatcttcaccagggtcttgaactgactgcagtttggcatttTGTTactttgcagccttattctaagattaaacatcaatctacacacaataccccataatgacaaagtgaaaaccatatttttacaaatgtattaaaaataaaaaacaaatcacatttacttaagaattcagaccctttgctatgagactcaaaattgagctccggtgcatcgtgtttccattgatcatccttgatgtctctacaacttgattgaactCATGTTTTGGAaaggtgcgtgcgtgcgtgcgtgcgtgcgtgcgtgcgtatttATGTATGcgtggtcccacagttgacagtgcatgtctgagcgaaaacaaagccatgaggtcggagAAATTGTActtagctccgagacaggattgtgtcaaggtacagatctggggaagggtaccaaaacatttctgcagcattgaaggtcaccaagaacagtggcctccattattcttaaatggaagaagtttggaaccaccaagacttttcctagagcttgCCTCCCAGCCAAACCGAGCAATTGGGGGCaaagggccttggtcggggaggtgaccaaaaacatGATCGTCACTCTgtcagaactccagagttcctctgtggggatgggagaatcttcagattctctggtctgatgaagccaagattgaactctttggtctgaatgccaagcttcacgtctggaggaaacctggcatcatcctgacaatgaagcatggtggtggcagcatgctgtgggtggtgtttttcagcggcagggactgggagactagtctggatcgagggaaagatgaatggacaAATCCTTTgattaaaaacctgctccagagcactcctCAGACTgcagtgaaggttcaccttccaaaaggacaatgacacccagccatagcccggacttgaacccaatcgaacatcctctgggacctgaaaatggctgtgcagcgaggctccacatccaacctgacagaccttgagaggatctgcagagaagaatgggacaaacttcccaaatacaggtgtgccaagcttgtagcgttatatccaagaagactcgaggctgtagttgctgccaaaggtgcttcatcaaagtactgagtaaagatcCTGTATACATATGTAATATTCCTGAATGTTATTGTTACTttagtacatttgcaaaaatgtttctgtttttactgtgtcatagggtattgtgtgtagatttggggGTCGGGTT encodes the following:
- the LOC112257339 gene encoding CDP-diacylglycerol--glycerol-3-phosphate 3-phosphatidyltransferase, mitochondrial isoform X3 → MAEHVPAFRVPGTHIHILTSPDQFYHTMKARIKTAKRRVVMASLYLGTGPLEQELVDCMQEALERSQEGDNPDLQVSILLDYTRGSRGKTNSRTMLLPLLKQYSSQMRVSLYHTPDLRGLLRLLVPQRFNETIGVQHIKAYLFDDDLIISGANLSDSYFTNRQDRYVLLENCGEVADFFSDLVGAVGDVSLQLQTDNSVSMMYGMVHPYKGNRDDFSASARQHIMEVVNTAHVRQHVAESERLVRESEGEEGGKEDTWVFPLVQMKPLGIQVDEQVTQRLLTDAGPGVTVFLTSGYFNLTRAYMSLVLGLGADYRILTASPEVNGFFGAKGIAGEIPAAYIHIARQFYSKVCQLGQQERVHLHEYHRAQWTFHAKGLWYYLRGQVRPCLTLIGSPNFGYRSVHRDLEAQIAIVTENQVLQAQLQEEQEMLYQRSTEVSSSTFQQPDRHVKLWVKLLTPLIKNFF